A DNA window from Luteolibacter luteus contains the following coding sequences:
- a CDS encoding sugar phosphate isomerase/epimerase family protein, whose translation MKLHNAMWPGLVGKEPGTDHPPISLERMLEMTAAASVNGRKYDGVDLFLFHPHTDPDASDDAIKAMADQIAAHGLKVGSLVAPVWPGTVGGSAFGSADDRKNFVLAVEKACRIADILKAHGVREYGLIRIDSSGGVHDWAEDPAGNTKKIAETWREAGKVAAQHGERLAAEGEICWGGMHSWKAMIDTLEATGMPETVGFQADLAHTYLYLMGYNAPEAALLKEGYTDEEFWPAYKTLTDALRPWTIDFHVAQNDGSVHGTGSHDKTGRHCRADDPNGKLDIVKCSTFWLQGAADRGMKHICWDGCMFPNEILEDARTWETILGKMIEVDEAL comes from the coding sequence ATGAAACTTCACAATGCCATGTGGCCCGGCCTGGTCGGGAAGGAACCCGGCACCGACCATCCGCCGATCTCGCTCGAGCGCATGCTCGAAATGACTGCCGCCGCCTCCGTCAATGGCCGCAAATACGACGGTGTGGACCTGTTCCTGTTTCACCCGCACACCGACCCCGACGCTTCCGACGACGCGATCAAGGCGATGGCCGACCAGATCGCGGCGCACGGCCTGAAGGTCGGCTCGCTGGTGGCCCCGGTCTGGCCGGGCACGGTCGGTGGTTCCGCTTTCGGATCGGCCGATGACCGGAAGAACTTCGTCCTCGCCGTCGAGAAGGCCTGCCGCATCGCCGACATCCTCAAGGCACATGGCGTGCGTGAATACGGACTGATCCGCATCGACTCCTCCGGGGGCGTGCACGATTGGGCGGAAGATCCGGCCGGCAATACCAAGAAGATCGCCGAGACTTGGCGTGAAGCCGGCAAGGTCGCTGCCCAACACGGCGAGCGCCTCGCTGCGGAAGGTGAGATCTGCTGGGGTGGCATGCACTCGTGGAAGGCGATGATCGACACGCTGGAAGCGACCGGCATGCCGGAGACCGTCGGCTTCCAGGCTGACCTCGCCCACACCTACCTCTACCTCATGGGCTACAATGCTCCCGAGGCGGCCCTCCTCAAGGAAGGCTACACCGACGAGGAGTTCTGGCCTGCCTACAAGACGCTGACCGATGCGTTGCGCCCGTGGACCATCGACTTCCACGTCGCACAGAACGATGGCTCGGTCCACGGAACCGGCAGCCACGACAAGACCGGCCGCCACTGCCGTGCCGATGACCCGAATGGTAAGCTGGACATCGTCAAGTGCTCCACCTTCTGGCTGCAAGGCGCTGCCGATCGCGGCATGAAGCACATCTGCTGGGACGGTTGCATGTTCCCCAACGAGATCCTCGAGGACGCCCGCACCTGGGAGACCATCCTCGGCAAGATGATCGAAGTCGACGAGGCGCTCTGA
- a CDS encoding STING domain-containing protein, with translation MLHPQAWSSDRRLDILILGPMSEDETISASCVPVQKAVECLLDEPEFASLLAEAGVSPEHRTVHVPERIFGLNITDGVLSRIDIADLIIFNLTPKDGREEASGNVFYELGIVHALGIPTILVMEEGKGGVPFYAREMLQHKVPDFSEESLKNGLRGTLLNFLRKGDPSSNYGNNRLTLFYGLPIVDISAAMGLATGYYYNFISRLITEGGFLADEENGIGEVVMVRPRSIQGSYQADIAAFKKALSKEGLQLETKKLDPPPGDTLGPLWFDHVGDVIIDLPRTIYPLQRAPRLLAYRNRKVRGLSREAEQAYQQRLAQSGEALLDRFFEGIRYQIEMDGLRVRQEIVHVASFEEAPALISRLLSRV, from the coding sequence ATGCTCCACCCCCAAGCTTGGTCAAGCGACCGCCGTCTCGATATCCTGATCCTCGGGCCCATGAGCGAGGATGAGACCATCTCGGCCTCCTGTGTTCCCGTTCAGAAGGCGGTCGAGTGCCTGCTGGATGAACCTGAATTTGCATCGCTTCTGGCGGAGGCTGGCGTCAGTCCAGAGCATCGGACGGTCCATGTTCCCGAGCGTATCTTCGGGCTGAACATCACCGACGGGGTCTTGTCCCGCATCGACATTGCGGATCTGATCATCTTCAATTTAACGCCGAAGGATGGCCGCGAGGAGGCGAGCGGGAATGTTTTCTATGAGCTGGGAATCGTCCATGCGCTCGGGATTCCGACCATCTTGGTCATGGAGGAGGGAAAGGGGGGCGTGCCGTTCTATGCCCGGGAGATGCTGCAGCACAAGGTGCCGGATTTTTCCGAGGAGTCGCTGAAGAACGGCCTTCGCGGAACCTTGCTGAACTTTCTTCGGAAGGGAGATCCGAGCAGTAACTACGGAAACAACCGGCTGACCCTTTTCTACGGGCTGCCAATCGTGGATATCTCGGCAGCCATGGGCTTGGCGACGGGCTATTACTACAATTTCATCTCCCGCTTGATTACGGAGGGTGGCTTTCTTGCCGATGAGGAGAATGGGATCGGAGAAGTGGTGATGGTCCGGCCGAGGTCGATTCAAGGAAGCTACCAGGCGGACATCGCGGCCTTCAAGAAGGCTCTAAGCAAGGAGGGACTCCAACTGGAAACCAAGAAGCTTGATCCACCGCCTGGAGATACCTTGGGGCCTTTGTGGTTCGATCATGTGGGTGACGTGATCATCGATCTGCCTCGCACGATTTACCCGCTGCAGCGGGCTCCCCGTTTGCTGGCGTACCGCAATCGCAAGGTTCGCGGTCTTTCGCGGGAGGCGGAGCAGGCATATCAGCAGCGGCTGGCGCAGTCCGGTGAGGCCCTGTTGGACCGCTTCTTCGAAGGGATCCGCTATCAGATAGAGATGGACGGCCTGAGGGTCAGGCAAGAGATTGTGCATGTGGCCTCCTTCGAAGAGGCACCTGCGTTGATTTCCCGCTTGTTGTCGCGAGTCTAG
- a CDS encoding nuclear transport factor 2 family protein: protein MHSHAKHLTAAAIIAAGSPLMSHAETSNNTEANKRSVQAAFDRWRAGTGNPFELLADDATWTITGNSAASKTYETKEAFMEAVIRPFAARVSKPLVPTMRNLYADGDTVIALFDAETMAKDGKPYRNTYAWFMQMRDGKMIKVTAFYDSLAFDDLWKRVPVTK, encoded by the coding sequence ATGCACTCCCATGCGAAGCACCTCACCGCTGCTGCCATCATCGCGGCAGGATCCCCCCTCATGAGCCACGCCGAAACCAGCAACAACACGGAAGCCAACAAACGGTCGGTCCAAGCCGCCTTCGATCGCTGGCGCGCCGGCACAGGAAACCCCTTCGAACTCCTCGCCGATGATGCCACCTGGACCATCACCGGAAACTCCGCCGCCTCGAAAACATACGAGACGAAGGAAGCCTTCATGGAGGCCGTCATCCGCCCCTTCGCCGCCCGTGTGAGCAAGCCGCTGGTCCCGACCATGCGCAACCTCTACGCCGATGGCGACACCGTCATCGCGCTCTTCGACGCCGAGACCATGGCGAAGGACGGCAAGCCTTACCGCAATACCTACGCATGGTTCATGCAGATGCGGGATGGCAAGATGATCAAGGTCACCGCCTTCTACGATTCCCTCGCCTTCGACGATCTGTGGAAGCGGGTGCCCGTGACAAAGTAA
- a CDS encoding sigma-70 family RNA polymerase sigma factor: protein MSEFTVMLTAVHEGQPKAAEELLKLVYEELRRLAAFKMSQQPPGQTLQPTALVHEAWMKLVGSETTSFENRAHFFAASAEAMRHILIDRARRKMTEKHGGGLERVVLEDYELISPISDQQLLDVNEALDLFAREYPIQAEVVKLRFFVGMTHEEIADLLAVSVSTVKNYWNFSRAWLFQEMEGS, encoded by the coding sequence ATGAGCGAATTTACCGTAATGCTGACTGCCGTCCATGAGGGACAACCGAAAGCGGCGGAGGAATTGCTCAAGCTGGTCTATGAAGAGCTGAGGCGGCTGGCAGCCTTCAAGATGTCACAGCAGCCGCCGGGACAGACCTTGCAGCCGACGGCGCTGGTTCATGAGGCATGGATGAAGCTGGTGGGATCGGAGACGACGAGTTTTGAGAATCGAGCGCATTTCTTCGCGGCATCGGCTGAAGCGATGAGGCATATCCTGATCGACCGCGCGCGCCGAAAGATGACGGAGAAGCACGGCGGGGGATTGGAGAGGGTGGTGCTGGAGGACTATGAGCTGATCTCGCCGATCTCCGACCAGCAATTGCTGGATGTGAACGAGGCGCTGGATCTCTTTGCGCGGGAGTATCCGATTCAGGCTGAAGTGGTTAAGTTGCGCTTCTTCGTCGGGATGACCCATGAAGAGATCGCGGACTTGCTGGCGGTGTCCGTTTCGACGGTGAAGAACTACTGGAATTTCTCGCGTGCATGGCTCTTCCAGGAGATGGAGGGGAGCTAG
- a CDS encoding serine/threonine-protein kinase → MDPSPDPIIEIFNEALGLASSERAAFLEGACGGDAVLLQRLLDLLRSHEGSEGFLDEPVLLLRGGDARVAPIGESAGDLVGRYKLIEQIGEGGCGVVFLAEQQEPVHRQVALKVVKPGMDTRSVIAQFESERQALAMMGHPHIAQVLDAGATDAGRPYFVMELVRGKKITDYCDEHSLTLRGRLELFVQVCHAVQHAHQKGIIHRDIKPSNILVSTTGEGMPFPKVIDFGIAKATAGQQLTDKTFFTAFEMLIGTPTYMSPEQAALKSVDLDTRTDIYSLGVLLYQMLTGAVPFEVRELFNAGLDEVRRDILEKQPLRPSSRLKSLSTGDLEKVAERRQLDPARLSKSVRGDLDWIVMKALEKDRSRRYPTANALAMDVLHHLANEPVNARPPSAAYQLGKLVARNKVLAGSLGVIAVLLVSSLAVMATLFAKEQEARRRADAEKRTALTMAMKSKRVTKVLMDMLVSVSPGVAMGRDTTILRELLDKTDTRITGTLDQHPESEAELRFALGMGYREIGDVESAERMLKRSAELYRKVSPHLDRELGTVLNRLVFLQLNQGKIVEAEPEVLFLQELWRSWPDKEEQEVSKSLEALAMLRWRQGQLGEAEDLMRRVHTWRREHLGATHQDSITAMGNLASILYAGKRYAEADPLFHQVLTESEVKYGPDHPELSGPIWNLFTVSIASGKTAEAKSYLSRVVELRRKYLEPSHPHRADAIVRLGDMNVSTGDRAEAEALYREVIASGRKDPDDYVPVLKAIERLTSNLKQWGKLEEADAVFSGILTPAYCSSPRCVPVLKMRTEFLARAGRWREAAADAAKLIEFQPEEHEYYHTLAPLLVAEGRNEDYRKLCAEIIRRCHEPTDIFIADRMAKDCLIRPDALPDLERVALFADAVFRQGEGYDQWPLFQVLKALSDWRQMKFAEAAALAGKVDHSNPHAKVAALAIQAMAAFRQNEGARARAYLAEGDALFEAKLPKLASADLGQDWRDWIIARELLSEARALAEAGRE, encoded by the coding sequence ATGGATCCTTCTCCCGATCCGATCATTGAGATTTTCAACGAGGCGCTGGGATTGGCGTCTTCGGAACGTGCTGCTTTTTTGGAAGGAGCATGCGGTGGCGATGCGGTCTTGCTCCAGCGGTTGCTCGATCTCCTGCGATCCCATGAAGGTTCAGAGGGGTTTCTGGATGAGCCTGTGCTCTTGCTCCGAGGCGGGGATGCGCGGGTTGCCCCGATCGGTGAGAGTGCCGGAGACCTAGTCGGCAGATACAAGTTGATCGAGCAGATCGGGGAGGGGGGATGCGGCGTTGTCTTCTTGGCAGAGCAGCAGGAGCCCGTGCACAGGCAGGTGGCCCTGAAGGTTGTGAAGCCGGGGATGGATACCCGGAGCGTGATCGCGCAATTCGAATCCGAGCGGCAGGCGCTGGCGATGATGGGGCATCCACACATCGCGCAGGTGCTGGATGCGGGCGCGACGGATGCGGGCAGGCCCTACTTCGTGATGGAGTTGGTGCGCGGGAAGAAAATCACGGACTATTGTGATGAGCACTCGCTGACGTTGCGCGGCCGCTTGGAGCTCTTCGTGCAGGTTTGCCACGCCGTCCAGCATGCGCACCAGAAGGGGATCATTCATCGCGATATCAAGCCGTCTAACATCCTGGTGTCGACGACGGGGGAGGGGATGCCTTTCCCAAAGGTGATCGATTTCGGAATCGCGAAGGCGACGGCGGGACAGCAACTGACGGACAAGACCTTCTTCACTGCCTTCGAGATGCTGATCGGGACCCCGACTTACATGAGTCCGGAGCAGGCTGCGTTGAAGAGCGTGGATCTCGATACCCGTACGGACATCTACAGTCTCGGGGTGCTGCTTTACCAGATGCTGACGGGAGCGGTGCCTTTCGAGGTCCGGGAGCTCTTTAATGCCGGGCTGGACGAGGTGCGCCGCGATATCCTGGAGAAGCAGCCTCTCCGTCCCTCGTCACGATTGAAGAGCCTGTCGACCGGGGATTTGGAGAAGGTGGCCGAGCGGCGGCAATTGGATCCGGCACGACTGTCCAAGAGTGTTCGAGGCGATCTCGATTGGATCGTGATGAAGGCGCTCGAGAAAGATCGCTCGCGACGTTATCCGACGGCCAACGCGCTGGCCATGGATGTGCTGCACCACTTGGCAAACGAGCCGGTGAACGCAAGGCCTCCGAGTGCGGCCTATCAACTGGGCAAGCTGGTGGCGCGCAACAAGGTGCTGGCCGGAAGCCTCGGGGTGATCGCGGTTCTTCTGGTGAGCAGCCTTGCGGTGATGGCCACCCTGTTTGCCAAGGAACAGGAGGCCCGCCGTAGGGCGGATGCCGAGAAGCGCACTGCCCTGACGATGGCCATGAAGAGCAAGCGGGTGACCAAAGTGCTCATGGACATGCTGGTCAGCGTCTCGCCCGGCGTGGCGATGGGCCGCGACACGACGATTCTCCGCGAGCTGCTGGACAAGACGGACACGCGCATCACGGGGACGCTGGACCAACATCCGGAGTCCGAGGCGGAATTGCGCTTTGCGCTAGGAATGGGCTATCGTGAGATCGGCGATGTCGAGTCTGCGGAGCGGATGCTGAAGCGTTCTGCGGAGCTCTACCGGAAAGTTTCCCCGCATTTGGACCGGGAGCTGGGCACGGTGCTGAACCGGCTCGTATTCCTTCAGCTCAATCAGGGGAAGATCGTGGAGGCGGAGCCTGAGGTGCTCTTCCTCCAGGAACTTTGGCGGAGCTGGCCCGACAAGGAGGAGCAGGAGGTTTCCAAGTCGCTGGAGGCCCTGGCCATGCTTCGTTGGCGTCAGGGTCAGCTTGGCGAGGCCGAGGATCTCATGCGGCGGGTTCACACGTGGCGCCGCGAGCACTTGGGCGCCACGCATCAGGATAGCATCACCGCGATGGGAAATCTGGCGAGCATCTTGTATGCGGGAAAGCGGTATGCTGAAGCGGATCCGCTCTTCCACCAAGTGCTCACGGAGAGCGAGGTGAAGTATGGTCCCGATCATCCCGAACTCTCGGGCCCGATTTGGAATCTCTTCACGGTTTCGATCGCAAGCGGGAAGACTGCCGAGGCGAAGAGCTATCTCTCCCGGGTGGTGGAACTCCGGCGCAAGTATCTGGAGCCGTCCCATCCCCATCGAGCCGATGCGATTGTCAGGCTGGGGGACATGAATGTGTCCACGGGGGATCGCGCAGAAGCCGAGGCGCTTTATCGGGAGGTGATCGCGAGCGGGAGGAAAGATCCCGATGACTACGTGCCCGTGCTCAAGGCGATCGAGCGGCTGACGTCGAATTTGAAGCAGTGGGGAAAACTTGAAGAGGCGGATGCAGTTTTCTCGGGGATACTTACTCCGGCCTATTGCAGCTCGCCCAGGTGCGTGCCGGTTCTCAAGATGCGCACGGAGTTTCTAGCGAGGGCCGGGCGTTGGCGTGAGGCGGCTGCGGATGCGGCGAAGCTGATCGAGTTTCAACCGGAGGAGCATGAGTACTACCATACCTTGGCACCACTTTTGGTGGCGGAGGGGAGAAACGAGGATTATCGGAAGCTCTGCGCGGAGATCATCCGCCGCTGTCATGAGCCGACGGATATTTTCATCGCGGACCGGATGGCGAAGGATTGCCTCATCCGGCCCGATGCCTTACCGGACTTGGAGCGAGTGGCACTCTTTGCGGATGCGGTATTCAGGCAGGGTGAGGGCTACGACCAATGGCCCTTGTTCCAAGTTTTGAAGGCCCTTTCCGATTGGCGTCAGATGAAGTTCGCCGAGGCGGCCGCCCTAGCCGGAAAAGTGGATCATTCGAATCCGCATGCAAAAGTGGCGGCGTTGGCGATTCAGGCAATGGCCGCATTTCGCCAGAACGAAGGAGCAAGGGCCCGCGCCTATCTCGCGGAGGGCGACGCGCTATTCGAAGCCAAGCTTCCGAAACTTGCGAGCGCAGACCTGGGGCAGGACTGGCGAGACTGGATCATCGCGCGGGAACTGCTCTCTGAAGCCCGTGCTCTTGCCGAGGCAGGTCGGGAATAA
- a CDS encoding sugar phosphate isomerase/epimerase family protein — MKIGFNLLLWTPQLQEDQFQLLTDLKGAGYDGVELPIFSADVEHYKKVGEALRDNGLRSTAVTVIPDEAHSPCSPEASHRAASVDYLKSIVDSCHAAGTEILMGPFHQPLGVFSGNGPTETEWNHAAEVHRQVAEYAQQAGVKIVIEWLNRFECYFITTMQQGAEYAALVNHPNFTTMFDTFHANIEEKHPAESLRKYIKSVGHVHISENDRGTPGTGNAEIRQSIAVLKELDYKGWLTIEAFGRSLPELAAATRVWRDLFPAPEEVYTKGIAYIRECLG; from the coding sequence ATGAAAATCGGCTTCAATCTGCTCCTCTGGACGCCCCAGCTTCAGGAAGACCAATTCCAACTGCTCACCGATCTCAAGGGCGCTGGCTATGATGGCGTGGAGCTGCCGATTTTCTCCGCGGACGTGGAGCACTACAAGAAAGTGGGCGAGGCCCTCCGCGACAACGGCCTCCGCTCCACCGCCGTCACCGTCATCCCGGATGAGGCCCACAGCCCTTGCAGCCCGGAAGCATCCCACCGCGCCGCTTCCGTCGATTACCTGAAGAGCATCGTCGACTCTTGCCATGCCGCGGGCACGGAGATCCTCATGGGCCCTTTCCACCAGCCGCTCGGCGTCTTCTCCGGAAACGGCCCGACCGAAACCGAGTGGAACCACGCCGCCGAAGTCCACCGCCAGGTCGCTGAGTATGCCCAACAGGCGGGGGTGAAAATCGTCATCGAGTGGCTGAACCGCTTCGAGTGCTACTTCATCACCACCATGCAGCAGGGAGCTGAATACGCTGCATTGGTGAATCACCCGAACTTCACCACGATGTTCGACACCTTCCACGCGAACATCGAGGAGAAGCACCCCGCCGAATCCCTCCGCAAATACATCAAGAGCGTCGGCCACGTCCATATCTCCGAGAACGACCGCGGCACTCCCGGCACCGGCAATGCCGAGATCCGCCAGAGCATCGCCGTCCTGAAGGAACTCGACTACAAGGGCTGGCTCACCATCGAAGCCTTCGGCCGCTCCCTCCCGGAACTCGCCGCCGCAACCCGTGTCTGGCGCGATCTTTTCCCGGCCCCGGAGGAAGTTTACACGAAGGGCATCGCCTACATCCGCGAGTGCCTCGGATAA
- a CDS encoding LysR family transcriptional regulator: MNVHHLELFYYVARFGGITAAVRNMPYGIQQPSVSAQIGRLEKELGVILFSRRPFELTPEGVLLYERIRPFFTQLPDLADEIRQEGALHLKMGACPSVLRNHLPALMLAMKAKKPGLRISLREIQMDEIADHLVKQIADISVGAVLGSFPQSLRVDELIKVPLALLVQEDFPLQTWKQVLTRHKQKDGSMDLPLIAPPPQSVITRRFHEGLTLSGLAWETEVEVGNFDVIRDYVKHGFGVGISVVIPGVNPPPGLRQIPIKDFPPVRVVAVYRRDPKPVVAWFVSELKNFVKQYIPTTSERKAAHAKRD; the protein is encoded by the coding sequence ATGAATGTTCATCACCTCGAACTCTTCTACTATGTGGCGAGATTCGGAGGCATCACCGCAGCGGTGCGCAATATGCCATATGGCATCCAGCAACCTTCGGTGAGCGCCCAGATCGGCCGCTTGGAAAAGGAGCTCGGGGTGATCTTGTTCAGCCGCAGGCCCTTCGAACTGACTCCGGAAGGCGTGCTTCTCTATGAGAGGATCCGCCCCTTCTTCACACAGCTTCCTGACTTGGCCGATGAGATCCGGCAGGAAGGCGCGCTCCACCTGAAGATGGGAGCCTGTCCTTCCGTGCTGCGGAACCACCTGCCGGCCCTGATGCTGGCCATGAAGGCTAAGAAACCCGGCCTTCGTATCAGCCTCAGGGAAATCCAGATGGATGAGATCGCGGACCATCTCGTGAAGCAAATCGCGGACATCTCCGTGGGAGCGGTGCTCGGCTCCTTTCCTCAATCGCTCCGTGTCGACGAACTCATCAAGGTGCCCTTGGCCTTGCTCGTGCAAGAGGATTTCCCTCTCCAGACATGGAAACAGGTCCTCACCCGGCACAAGCAGAAGGATGGCAGCATGGACCTCCCCTTGATCGCGCCGCCTCCACAAAGCGTCATCACGCGGCGCTTTCATGAAGGCCTCACCCTGTCCGGCCTTGCTTGGGAGACGGAGGTGGAGGTGGGCAATTTCGATGTAATCCGGGACTACGTGAAGCATGGCTTCGGAGTAGGGATCTCCGTGGTGATACCCGGGGTGAATCCTCCGCCCGGACTCAGGCAAATCCCGATCAAGGACTTCCCTCCCGTCAGGGTGGTAGCGGTCTATCGCCGGGATCCGAAGCCCGTTGTCGCATGGTTCGTCAGCGAGCTGAAGAACTTCGTGAAACAATACATTCCAACCACTTCGGAGAGAAAAGCCGCCCACGCCAAGAGAGACTGA
- a CDS encoding Gfo/Idh/MocA family protein, which translates to MKKEIRIGLIGYGFMGRTHSNAYSQLSHFFDTTHVPVRQAVCGRDEQKVKAFAEKWGYASYETDWRKLVAREDIDAVDICTPNDSHAEIALECIKHGKMILCEKPLALNGEQGEAMVKAVEASGLPNLVWYNYRFLPAVTLAKNIVDAGELGRVFHYRANFLQDWTISEELPQGGAGLWRLDAAAAGSGVTGDLLAHCIDTARWINGDIVSVSAMTETFIKERVHTATGEKQAVTIDDACAFLARFENGSLAIFESTRYARGHKALYTFEINGEKKSLAWDLHDLNYLSYFDHGVPGDRRGWTNIHTTDGDHPYSGNWWVPGLCLGYEHSFTHELAEFFKDLDSPQKEKRYPDFRHALGTQYVCDAVLESARTKQWVDVKKA; encoded by the coding sequence ATGAAAAAGGAAATCCGCATCGGTCTCATCGGCTATGGCTTCATGGGCCGGACCCACTCGAATGCCTACTCCCAGCTTTCGCACTTCTTCGACACCACGCATGTGCCTGTCCGTCAGGCGGTCTGCGGTCGTGACGAGCAGAAGGTGAAGGCTTTCGCGGAGAAGTGGGGCTACGCCTCCTACGAGACCGACTGGCGCAAGCTGGTCGCCCGCGAGGACATCGACGCGGTGGACATCTGCACGCCGAACGACTCCCACGCGGAAATCGCGCTGGAGTGCATCAAGCACGGCAAGATGATCCTCTGTGAGAAGCCGCTCGCGCTGAATGGCGAGCAGGGTGAGGCGATGGTGAAGGCGGTGGAGGCTTCCGGCCTGCCCAACCTGGTGTGGTACAACTACCGCTTCCTGCCTGCCGTTACCCTCGCGAAGAACATTGTGGATGCGGGCGAACTCGGCCGCGTCTTCCATTACCGCGCGAACTTCCTGCAAGACTGGACGATCTCCGAGGAGCTTCCCCAAGGCGGTGCCGGCCTCTGGCGCCTCGATGCCGCGGCCGCCGGCTCCGGTGTGACTGGTGATCTTCTGGCTCACTGCATCGATACCGCCCGCTGGATCAACGGCGACATCGTCTCCGTCTCCGCGATGACGGAGACCTTCATCAAGGAGCGCGTGCACACCGCCACCGGTGAGAAGCAGGCTGTCACTATCGACGATGCCTGTGCCTTCCTCGCCCGTTTCGAGAACGGCTCGCTGGCCATCTTCGAGAGCACCCGCTACGCCCGTGGCCACAAGGCGCTCTACACCTTCGAGATCAACGGTGAGAAGAAGTCCTTGGCTTGGGATCTTCACGATCTCAACTATCTGTCCTACTTCGATCACGGGGTTCCTGGTGATCGCCGCGGCTGGACCAATATCCACACCACGGACGGGGATCATCCCTACTCCGGTAACTGGTGGGTGCCGGGCCTCTGCCTCGGTTACGAGCACTCCTTCACCCACGAGCTGGCCGAGTTCTTCAAGGATCTCGACAGCCCGCAGAAGGAGAAGCGCTACCCCGACTTCCGCCACGCCCTTGGCACACAGTATGTCTGTGATGCGGTGCTTGAGTCCGCGCGGACCAAGCAGTGGGTGGATGTGAAGAAGGCCTGA
- a CDS encoding zinc-binding dehydrogenase encodes MLAARMHEFHKPLVLEDVPEPDVKADEILVKVTAAGMCRTDVQLLDGYFSNYAHATFPLTPGHEIAGLVQKVGTLVPESSGFQEGDQVVVVGGWGDGTCRHCQEGNTQICSHGRWPGFGPYGGYSEYVPVPYRYLIKVDKSLKAEELAPLTDAGLTPYRGIKKLRDAGALGPDRVLGVFGVGGLGAYGVQYAKLLGGGATVVAFARHPDKIAIAKEYGADHVISTKGKSTADLRKELNSAVGKGELDAVIDCAGAPEMIRTGFELLAVGAHYSSVGLVGDQINIPLFPFVAREYTYHGSFWGNYNDLTEILALAAAGKIRHTVKPITLQDVNENLDLLRAGDVIGRAVIRF; translated from the coding sequence ATGTTAGCCGCACGCATGCATGAATTCCACAAGCCGCTCGTCCTCGAAGATGTCCCCGAGCCGGATGTGAAAGCCGACGAGATTCTCGTCAAAGTCACCGCCGCCGGGATGTGCCGCACCGATGTGCAGCTGCTCGATGGCTATTTCAGCAACTACGCCCACGCCACCTTCCCGCTCACTCCGGGCCATGAAATCGCCGGACTCGTCCAAAAGGTCGGCACTCTCGTCCCCGAGTCCTCAGGCTTCCAAGAGGGCGATCAAGTCGTCGTGGTCGGCGGCTGGGGAGATGGCACCTGCCGCCATTGCCAGGAAGGAAACACCCAGATCTGCAGCCACGGCCGCTGGCCGGGCTTCGGTCCCTACGGAGGCTACTCGGAGTATGTCCCCGTTCCCTACCGCTACCTCATCAAGGTCGACAAAAGCCTGAAGGCAGAGGAACTCGCCCCCCTCACCGATGCCGGCCTCACCCCCTACCGCGGGATCAAGAAACTGCGCGATGCCGGTGCCCTCGGGCCGGATCGCGTGCTCGGCGTCTTTGGTGTCGGCGGACTCGGTGCCTATGGTGTCCAATACGCCAAGCTCTTGGGAGGCGGAGCCACCGTCGTCGCCTTCGCCCGCCATCCCGATAAAATCGCGATCGCAAAGGAATACGGTGCCGACCACGTGATCAGCACCAAGGGCAAGTCCACCGCCGATCTTCGCAAGGAGCTCAACAGCGCCGTCGGCAAGGGCGAACTCGATGCCGTGATCGATTGCGCCGGAGCCCCGGAGATGATCCGCACCGGTTTCGAACTACTGGCCGTCGGTGCCCACTACTCATCGGTGGGCCTTGTCGGAGATCAGATCAATATCCCGCTCTTCCCCTTTGTCGCACGGGAATACACGTACCATGGATCCTTCTGGGGAAACTACAACGACCTCACCGAGATCCTCGCCCTCGCCGCCGCAGGCAAGATCCGCCACACGGTGAAGCCCATCACCCTCCAGGACGTGAATGAGAACCTCGATCTTCTCAGGGCCGGCGATGTCATCGGCCGCGCCGTGATCCGCTTCTAA